The Synechococcus sp. RS9916 DNA segment GTTGATGGCTTCGATTTCCTCGGCCATCAGCCCATTGGCCTGCGGTAACCACTGACGGATCAGCCCATCCATTCCGGAGTGGTACCAACGGTGGAGGCTGGCATGGGGCCGAGCCACAAACCCGCGACGACGCTTGTGGCTACCGCCTGCACCTGGATCAAAGCTGTGCAGACCGTTCTGCAACGCCCACTCAATCGGGGCGTAGTAACAGACCTCGAAATGGAGACAGTCGATCTCCTCTTCACTGCCCCAGTAACGGCCCCAGAGCTGCTGCCGATCGTGCACACAGAGAGACATCGCCACCGGATCACGGGGATCACCGCGGTGAGCGCTGAACAGCACCACCTGATCCCGAAGCGCAGGACTGGCCAGCTGATCAAAAAAAGCGGCTTCAAGGTATTTGCTGCCCCACATCCCCCAACGGGCGCAATGCTGTTCGTAAAAGCCGTGCATGCGCTGCAGCAGCTCCGCATCCAACGCCTCACCGGTTAACGCCGTCACGGTGATCCCCGCCTGCTGCACCGCGCGCCGTTCGCGTTTGATGTTGCGCCGCTGGTTGGCATTGAAGCCAGCCAAATAATCCGCGAAGGTCTGCTGCCCGTCTGCCGTCCACAAACTCTGTTGGTTAACCCAGGTGGCGCAGCCGGCGGCTTCCGCCAGGGGCTGCCACTGCGGATCCACGTAGAGGAAATTGCAACTGAGAATGCCGTTGCGGCCAGCAAACTCATCAATCACCTGCAGCATCAACGCTGTGAGCTCTAAAGCGTTTTCCTCCGCGGCAATGTGAAAGCGATATCCCTGCACCGGACTAACCGGGCTCATGCCTACCAGCTTCGGGTAGTAACGCTCTCCGAGGTCTGCAGCGAGACGGGCAAAGACCTGATCAAAGACAAACTCGCCATAGCTGTGGCCCTTCAGATACAGAGGTGCCACAGCCACCAGCTGCTCTCCACGCCAGAGAGAAAGATGCAGAGGTTGCCAGCCCTGATCCGGCGCGATGCTGCCGGATTCCTCCAAGGCCACCAACCAATCCCAGCGGTAGAAGGGAATGACGTGCTCCCCCACCAGGGCCTGCCACTGGGCTTCGGGGATGTCCCGCAGTGAACGATGCCAGCGGGCAGACAGCGCGGTCATAGCCAGCGGTGAGGGGTCTGTTGGGCGACGTTAACCATCACGCGCCCCAGCGGGCGCAGAGTGGTGGTTTGCGGTGATCACCGCTGTGAACAGTTCCGCCACTCCCGCCCGCGTCGCCCTGGTGATCACCATGCTCACCCTGGGGCTAGGAACCAGCCCCCAGGCAGCCCGAGCAGGCTTGCTGCAACCGGTGCTGCAGATGCTTCGACCTCGGCTGGAGGCTGAGCTCACCGACACGTGCACCAGCCTGGTCGGCGAAGCCACCGGAGGATTGGAGGGGATCGAGACCTTGGCGAAGGGACCTTGCCGATCCGCAGCCAAACCGATGAGCGAATGCCTGATCCGCGAAGCGGGCCGCAGTGGCCGGGAACTGGAATTGCTCAGCGAATTGATTCGCGGCACGGTGGGCGACAACTCCACGCTCGTGATCCGGCGTTGTGTGAGCTCCCTGATGGGCTTACCCGCGGATGGCCAGGGGAGTCTCGAGGGATTGCTTCGTCAGCTTCAGGGGGAGCGCCGACGCTGATAGCGAACCACCAGTTCATCCTCTTGCAGCCGCTCCGCACCCTGCAGGATCCAGGCATCGGAGCTCGCCAGAGATGGGGGTAAGCCAGCAGCATCAAACGGCACCCAGCTGTGCTCTCCGCCCACCACCCGCGGCGTGAGTGTGAGCTGCAGGTCATCCACGGCATCATCCTGGAGGCATGACGCCACCAGGGAGGCACCGCCCAGCAGCACCAGGCGTTGCATCCCTTGAGCCGTGAGCTGGGTGAGGGTCTCCTGCCATGTGGCTCCCATCGCCAAGCGTTGCGAGAACCCGGCGGGCGCTGCCGAAGGAGCCGCGGCCTCTTCCCCATGCAGCAACCAACGCTCCAAAGGCTGCTGAAAAAAAGGCCACTCCTCGGGGAAGGTGGGGGTGGCCGATCGACTGACCACGCACGCAGTCGGCTGAGGAGAACGTTGCGCTTTGGCCCTCTCCTCCAGCAACCCGGAATCACGAATCAGACAGGTGCAGTGATGGGCCCGCAGCGTGCCGGCACCCATCAAGCAACCGTCGGCCCAGGCCAAAGCCTGTTCCAAGACTTGGCGGTCACCCGCTCCACCCAACTGCGCTGGGCCTCCACCAGGAAAGGCCAAGCGGCCGTCAAGGCTAACGGCCAGCACCAGACGAACAGTCGGCCTGAGGGGCAACGGAATCAGGAGGCCATCACCGCCTCAAGAGCAGCGGGCTGCATCTCGAGCTGGGGCACTTCGGCGTAGACCTCAGCGGCATTGTTTGGGCTCTCCTGGAGGCGCACCTTGTGCAGCTGGGCTCCAATCGCGCGAATTGGGGCGGACAACTGATCGGCGATGTGGAGGGCAATGTTCTCAGCCGTGGGAACACAATCCACGAAATGGGGAACGTCCTTGTTGAGGAAGGTGTGGTCGAAGGGCTCCACCACGAGGTCATCGACCAAACGCTGTAAAGCGGCCAGGTCGCAGACCATGCCGGTGCGGGCATCAATCGCGCCCCGCACGGTCACATCCACCAAATAGTTGTGGCCGTGGCCATGGGGACGGGCACATTTGCCATAGATCGCCTCGTTCTCCTCCTGGGAGAGTTCTGGACGGGCCAGCCGGTGGGCGGCAGCGAAGTGGGTGCGAATGGTCAGGTAAGCGTCCATGCCTTGTCCGAGGTAATCAGCCCAGAGGGTTTGAGATTCATGCAGCCGCAGGGCGACCAAGGGGAGGTGAGGGGAAAGCCGCTGCCAGATCACCCGCACGAGGGCTTCGGTGGTGGGCAGACACCCCTGAGGTTGAGAGAGGTCAAATTCCGGCCACGCCTCATTGAGGAAGCGGAAATCCAGCTGGCCAGTCACCTCCGAGCGGATGGCGTGTTTGACATCCGAGAGATTGAGAACCATGCCGTCCGCATCGAGGGCACCAGCCATCGACACGATCAGCTCATAGTTATGTCCATGGCCGGGGGCGATGGCGCAGGGGCCGAAACGGGCAGCGTTGTCATCGGCACTGAGTTCGGGCAGCCAATAGCGATGGCTGGAGCTGAAACACGCTCGTCGGGTGATGACACAGCCGCGGCCACGCCCATGGGGAGCTTCTGTCATGGCGCGATCAGTCAAGGGGGCATCCTAGTGAGTCCAGCGGCGCGACCGAGCAGGCATGACCGACCAACCCCAGAACGGGCCCCACCCCCTTCGCTCCCGCCTGGGGGGCCGCAACCTTTATCTGGTGGGAATGATGGGCAGCGGCAAGAGCAGCAGTGGCCGTCCCCTGGCCCAGCAGCTCGGCTACGGCTTCGTGGATGCCGACCCCGTGATCGAACAAGTGGCCGGTCGGCCCATCCCGCAGATCTTCAGCGAAGACGGCGAAGACGGCTTCCGCGCCATCGAAGCCCAGGTTCTGCAGGCCATTGGCCAACGCCATTCCCTGGTGGTGGCCACCGGCGGAGGGGTCGTCACCAAACCAGAAAACTGGGGCGTGCTGCATCAGGGCATCGTGATCTGGCTCAACCCAGGACGGGACCGGCTTCTGGCTCGACTGCAGAACGACAGCACCCAACGGCCGCTCTTGCAGACCGAGAGTCCTGCCGAAGCACTGGATGCGCTGCTGGAGGCGCGCACGCCCCTCTATTCAGAAGCAGATCTCCAACTCAGCGTGGGCGATCAGTCCCCTGAGCAGGTGGCAACCATGGTGTTGGATGCCCTGCCCTCAATCCTCACCCCTGCGTCGGGGGGTCCAGGCGCACCGCAAACCACTGCAGGTTGAGGCCTGGCTGCAACTCCAAATCACAGGCCGTTTCCAAAAGACGCTGCGCAGCGGCGGCGGATGAGCCAAGCCCACTGAGGTCTTCCGGTAATGCATCCAGGCACCGCAGGTGCCGTTCGAGCCATGCCAGGGTGTCGTCGGCACTGAGCAGCTGCTCCGGCTGACCGGGCTCCAGCACCACGTAGTGATCACAGGCACGGATCAGGGGATCAGACATGGGGCGACGACTGCTGACGATGATCATCGGCCTGCTGGGGCTGCAGGTGTTGCTGTTTGCTCCCCTGCCTGCCGCCTGGGCCGCTGATGGCTGGCTGACCGAGCGCCTGGAGGCCTGGCCCAACTGGCAGCTCCCCGCCCCACTGCCGCGGCCCCGGGCACAGCAGGATTTGGTGTATCCGACCTGGTTCGAGGGGACCTGGCGGGTGGAGAGCACCGACCTCGAGGACGACAGCACGCTTGACCATCTCGCCCGCTTCGGGACCACCAGCACCAGCAGGGGCGCCGTGGTTGGCGATCGCAAGTTCAATGCCCGCGCCATTGGCAGCGCGGTGCTGGGGGACCAGCTGCTGGCGGTGGAGCAAGCACCGGGTCAGGTGAACCGCCAATTGGCACGGCTCTCAAACGACCGGCAACTGGAAACCACCGTGATCGGCAGACGCGAGAGCCCTCTCGATCAGCCCACATTTGTCAGCGATGAGCTGGTGCTGCAAATCCTCCATGGCCCTGGAGCGCCCCGCATCAGCCGCATCGAGACCCTCAGCCGCTATGAACGCTGCGATGACGGCATCTGCGCCGAGCAGTGGCAGGCGCGCTACAGCCCCCCCGGCGAGGACATCACGGCCGCGCCACTGCACCTGAGTCACTACCGACTGACACTCAAACGGCAGCCGGATCCGACTGCATCAACTGCGTTTCCAGCTGATCGCGCCAGTGGAACAAAGGCTGCAAGCGGGGGTGATCACTGAGACCTGCCACTCCCTGACCGGCGAGCAGCTCTCCGGAAGACGCCGGGAAACGCAGCAACGACACCTGAGCCGCCACGGCGATATCCGCAAGGCTAAGGGTGTCACCCACCAACCAGGGCTTCAGCGCCACGGAATCCGCGATTGCGATCAGGCTGGCGAGCATCTCAGCGCGCCCCCCCTGGTCGACCACCTCGCCAAGCCCCTGTAACCACCCACCCGGCAGAGCCGCGACGGTCTGACGCACGGGCGACGGCAACCCATCGGGCAGTAAGGCCTCCCGCAGAGCGTTATCACCCACCGCTGCCTGGGCCAGGGCCATTCGGGCAGCAGCGGCCAAGGTGGTGTCCGCCCAATCTTCGATCAGTTGCGCTTGGGCCCGGTGCCAGGGATCGGAGGGAAGGAGGGCCGGATCAGGTTCCAGGGTCTCGAGATGGCGGGCGATGGCACTGGAGTCGGCCACCACCGTGTCGCCATCGACCAACACGGGCACCTGGCGCTGGCCCGACAACCGGAACACATCGATCTGCCCCACACCGGGAACGACTTCCACCACCCGATAACTCAGGGATTTGGCCTGAAGAATCATCCGCACCTTCAAGCAAAAGGCGGAGTGACGGAACTGATGGAGCTCCAACATGGCCAGACCTGCCTTGCGACCGGCAGAGTAGCCATCAGATTCCAACGTTCGCCAGCTGCATGCGCGAGTTTTTCGTCAACGTGACGCGCTATCCGCGCTATTTGATCGCCTTCACCCTTGGGGTGATGAATTCCGTTGCTGAGCCCCTGGCGCGGCGACGCAGCAACCCCGTCACCGCGGTGGCCCTCATCGGCGCGCTGATCAGCGGAATGATCAGCATGGGCCTGGTGTTGCGTGCCATGGTGACTTCATCACCTCTGGCTTGAGTCGCCATGGCACCGGGACGGCGTGTGGAGCGGGTCGCGGCCCTGATCAGGCGCGAAACCAGTGAACTCTTGATCAATGGCATCCGTGATGAGCGGGTGCATCAAGGGATGGTGAGCATCACAGAGGTGGAGGTGAGTGGAGATCTCCAGCACTGCAAGATCTTCGTCAGCATCTACAGCGAAGAGGAGCAGCGGCAGCAGGTCCTGGAGGGTCTTCAAGCCGCGAGTGGCTACCTGCGGGGGGAGCTGGGACGACGACTGCAGATGCGTCGCGCCCCTGAAGTGGTGTTCCAATTGGATCGCGGCATTGAGAAGGGCACGTCGGTGCTCAACCTGCTGAACCGCCTCGAGGACGAGCGGGAGGAACGGGGCGAGATTCCCCCTGGCAGCGATGTCGAGGACGCTTGACGCGCAGGCTCTGCGCCGGCGGGTGGCCAGCCTGCTGGTGGTGCGAGCCAGTGGCCATGCCGGGGACCGGCAACGGCGTTATCCCCGATGGGAGCTGGCCAATGCCGAACTGAAGCGACTGCTCGAAAGCGGCGTGGGTGGGGTCATCCTGTTGGGTGGCAGCAGCGTGGAACTACGGCAACGCTGCCTACAGCTCCAGAACTGGGCTAAAGGCCCGCTGCTGCTCTGCGCTGACGTGGAGGAAGGGGTCGGTCAGCGTTTCGAAGGCGCCACCTGGCTGGTGCCGCCCATGGCACTTGCGCGCTTGCATGCCAACGACCCCGAACGGGCCGAAGCCCTGGCAGAGCAATTCGGCCGCTGCACCGGACGCCAAGCACGCCACTGCGGCCTGAACTGGGTCTTGGCACCGATCGTGGATGTCAACAACAACCCTGCCAATCCCGTGATCAACGTGCGGGCCTGGGGAGATGACCCGGACACGGTGACGCGCCTCACCCTGGCCTTCCAGAAGGGCGTGGAGCAGGAGAACGTGCTGGCCTGCGCCAAACACTTTCCTGGCCACGGCGACACCGCTGAAGATTCCCATCTCCAGCTGCCGGTGATCCCCCACACGCGGGAACGACTGGAGCAACTGGAACTGGCTCCTTTTCGTGCCTCAATTGCAGCCGGCATCGACAGCGTGATGACGGCCCACCTGCAGATTCCATCCCTTGACCCCGACCGTCCCGCGACGCTGTCGAAGGCAGTGCTCAACGATCTCCTTCGCGATCAACTGGGATTTCAAGGCCTGGTGGTGACCGATGCCCTTGTGATGGAGGCGATCCGGGCCCATCACAGTGCAGGCGATGCCGCCCTGCTGGCCTTTGAAGCAGGGGCGGATCTGATCCTGATGCCGGAAGACGCGGACGCCGCCATCACAGCGATTTGCGATGGGCTTCGCAGCGGGAGGATTCCCCGGGAGCGGCTGGACGCCAGCGTGGAGCGTCGGCAGAGGGCCCTGGCCAAGGTCGCAGAGGCCAGCGAATGCGAGACAGGGGCACTGGAACTGGAACGGCAAGACGAACGGGCCCTGAGCGAGGCCCTACTCCAGCTCACCTGCGAGCGTCAGGGCCCCCAGCTGCACCCCCTGGGCGCTGCGCAAGGCATCAATCTGATTCGCATCGATGGCGTGTTGGCCTGCCCCCAGCTCCCGGCAACGGCACCAGGCCTGAAACAACCGGAGCAGGCGGGCTTCCGCGCACTGATCACCCACCCGGGCGCGCTGTCGATCTGGGAGACCAACCACCCCGACGCGCCACTGGCCTTGGACCGCCTGGGGGCAGGGCCGGTGTTGCTGCAGCTGTTCCTACGCGGCAATCCGTTCCGCGCCGGACGAGAACAGCAGGAACCCTGGGAAGCAGCTTTGGGTCAATTGCAGGCAGCCGAGCGGCTGGCCGGGCTAGTGGTTTACGGCAGCCCTTACGCCTGGGAGAGTCTGCGCGCCAGGCTCGCCCCGTCGATTCCAGCGGCCTACTCCCCAGGCCAGATGCCCGAGGCCCAGGCCCTGGTGCTCAGTGGCCTGATCAGCAACCAGGGCGCTGAAGCAGCGGAACCGGACGGCCCTGGGGAAGGCTTCACCGACTGACCCGCCCAGCCAGCACACGCCGAGCAAGGGCCGTAACCTCGGCGCCAGCCGTTCTGCTTCCATGCTCAGCCTCAACATGATCGTTCGCGATGAGGCCGAGCGCATCGAAGCCTGCCTGGCCTCGGTGCGGGATCTGGTGGACGAGATGGTGGTGGTCGACACCGGCTCCCGGGATGACACCGTGCAGCGGGCGCAAGCAGCCGGCGCCCGGGTGGAACAGCAGAGCTGGCCCGGTGATTTCGCACCCGCCCGCAATGCAGCCCTGGAGCTGGTGACTGGCGACTGGGTGCTGGTGCTCGATGCCGATGAACAGCTCGTGCCTGAAGCGATTCCGGCCCTCAAGGAGCTGATGGCCCAGCCGGATGTGCTGGTGATCAATCTGCTCCGCTTTGAGCGGGGCGCGGCGATGGCTCCTTATTCGAGTGTCAGCCGATTGTTCCGGCGCCATCCACGCCTGCAGTGGAGCCGGCCCTATCACTCCATGATCGACGACAGCGTCGAAGCTGTGCTCAGGGATGAGCCCCACTGGCGGATCGTGAACTGCGGCACTCCAGCCCTGCTCCATGACGGCTACAGGCCCGAACTCCTGGCCGGCAGCGACAAAGCGGCACGGCTGCGAGACGCCATGGAGCAATGGCTTCAGGCCCACCCAGGCGATCCCTATGCCTGCGCCAAACTCGGCGCCCTGGAGGTGGCTTCAGGCCAGCGGGAACGAGGTATCAACCTGCTGCAGCAAGGTCTTGCCGCCCTCAAGGACGCTGGCGAGCGGGCCGCTGAACGCTACGAACTGCTGCTCCACCTGGCCATCGCCCAGCGGGATCAAGATCCAGCCCAGGCCATCACCACCTATCGCCAAGCCCTTGACCTCCCTGTGGAAGCGCGTCTCAGCCTTGGGGCCCGCCTCAACCTGGCGACCCTGCTGATGGAAGCCGATCAACTCGATGAGGCCATCCGCCTAACCACCATCGCCACCGAAGAGGCACCGGAAGTGGCCCTCGGTTGGTACAACCTCGGCCTGATGCAAAGACGCAAGGGCGACATCGCCGCGGCGATCCGGGCCTATGCCGCAGCCCTCGACCGTCACCCCGACCACCCCGAAACCCACCAGAACTTGGCCGTGGCCCTGCTCCTTGGCGGTGATATCGATGGCGCCCGCAAGGGCTTCCGCGTGGCCATCGCCCTGCTGGACGACCAAGGAAGATCAGAGGAAGCAGAAGCGCTTTACAAGCAGGTGCAGGGAATGGTGAAGCTGGATGAGGTGGGTGCCTGATGCTCCCCCTCGAAGGCCGCACGGTGCTGGTGACGCGGGCCCAGGAACAACAGGGGGAAGGGCGCAGGCAGCTGGAACAGCTGGGCGCCCAGGTGATCGATTTGCCAGCCCTGGTGATCGGCCCGCCGGATGAGTGGGGGCCCCTGGACGATGCCCTCGACGAACTGGATGAGTTCCATTGGCTGCTGTTCTCCAGCGCCAACGGTGTGCGGGCTGTGGAAGAACGGCTGCAGCGTCTCGGGCAAAGCCTGGCCCGACGCCCCGGCAGCTTGCGCATCGCGGCTGTGGGCCGCAAGACAGCGGCCCTGCTGGAGCAACTGGGAGCACCCGCTGATTTCGTGCCGCCGGATTTTGTGGCCGACAGCCTGATTGAGCATTTCCCCGTCTCAGGCTGGGGGCTGCGGCTGCTGATCCCCAGGGTGCAGAGCGGCGGACGCACCGTGCTGGCAGAAGCGTTCGGAGAAGCGGGTGCCCGGGTTGTGGAGGTGGCCGCCTACGAATCCCGCTGCCCGGACCACATCCCTGAAGCGGCAGCCTCTGCGCTGGCATCTGGCGAGGTGGCCGCCATCAGCTTCAGCAGCGGTAAAACCGTGACCCACACCGCCCAGTTACTGGAGGCCCGCTTTGGGCCCGACTGGCGCCAGTTGCTGGCATCCACCCAGATCATCTCGATCGGGCCACAGACCAGCCAACGGTGCCAGGAGGTGATGGGCCGAGTCGATGCGGAAGCGACCCCCCACGACATTGCCGGGCTGGTGCAGGCCTGTGTTCAGGCCTTGGGCTCCGCCAAACACACCGGGGGTTGAGTCTTGCCATCCACCGCATAGGTGAGACAACCGCTCGGAAGGTCGATCGACAGCACAGACCATTCCTTGGGCAGCAAGGGAGTCTTGATGCCCTTGCAACGACCGGCCTGCCCCAGGCAGACGGGTCCAGAGCCCGACGCGGTGCGCACCAACGCCTGCACCTGGCCACCCACCGCCAGCACCCCCTGAAGGCTGAGGCCAGCCGACGCTGCGGCCGTGGTGCTCTCACCCCCACCAACGGCAGCTGAAGAACCCGCCGAAGCGCCTGTCAGGGGAGCAAAGGGGTCGACACGGCCCCGACTGACCGACCCCTGCACCTGGGCCGTGGTCGGTAAGGGAGTGAGGGCGGCCGGTGGGGTCGCAGGACTCACCACCGGGGGTTCCGGGTCGGGCTTCGCACCAGAAGAGCTTGTCCCAGCATTCGAAGGCTGGGACTGGGATGGTGGCTGCGACTGGGACGACGCGGGTTCATTGACCTGTTGGCCACTGCAGCCCACGGCCACGAGCGTCAGCAACAGGCTCGCTAGCCGTTTAGGCCGAAACGGCGTAATCGCTCTCCACCAGATCCCTGAATCGGTCAAGGTTTGCCTGCAGTTCTTTCGTGACGATCCCCCCCAGGATGCTTGGTTCCATCAGGGGTGCCAAGACCCTTGGGAGTTCGTAGGTCACGCTCAGCTTCACAGCCGTGCGATCGGACGCTTCGGAATAGAACCGCACCGCTCCCTTGGTGGGCAATCCACCCACCGACTCCCAATGCAGCTGCTGCGCCTCCACCCGGGTGGTGATCCGCGCCTTCCAGCTGAAGCGAAAGCCTTGGGCCGCCAGAGTCCAGTCGGTGAGGTCAGGATCATCCAGGGTCTTGACCGATTCGATCCAGCGCATCCAACGCGGCATCGCCTCCAGGTCGCTCCAAACCGCCCAGACCCGCGCCACGGGAGCGTTCACCTCGGTGGTGACAGTGTGTTCAAGCCAACGTCCCATGGATTCGTTCAGGCAACAGCGGCATTGGTGGCCAGGCTGGCCGACCGGCCCAGGATGGCAGCCGCTGCCAAATGACCGCTCATGGTGGCTCCCTCCATGGAATCGATGTAGTCCTGCTTGGTGTAGCTGCCGGCGAGGAAGAAGTTGGACACCGGTGTGCGCTGATCAGGCCGGAAGGGCTCCATGCCAGGGGCTTCGCGATACAGCGACTGGGCCAGCTTCACCACGTTGCTCCAGGTGAGCTTGAGGTTGCGAGCCGACGGGAACAACGCGCGCACCTGGGCATCGGTGTGGGCGACGATCTCGTCCACACCCTTGGGGATCCAGGGATCGCCGGGTGTCAGCACGCACTGAAGAAGGGACCCC contains these protein-coding regions:
- a CDS encoding DUF751 family protein is translated as MREFFVNVTRYPRYLIAFTLGVMNSVAEPLARRRSNPVTAVALIGALISGMISMGLVLRAMVTSSPLA
- a CDS encoding glutathione S-transferase family protein — translated: MLELHQFRHSAFCLKVRMILQAKSLSYRVVEVVPGVGQIDVFRLSGQRQVPVLVDGDTVVADSSAIARHLETLEPDPALLPSDPWHRAQAQLIEDWADTTLAAAARMALAQAAVGDNALREALLPDGLPSPVRQTVAALPGGWLQGLGEVVDQGGRAEMLASLIAIADSVALKPWLVGDTLSLADIAVAAQVSLLRFPASSGELLAGQGVAGLSDHPRLQPLFHWRDQLETQLMQSDPAAV
- a CDS encoding uroporphyrinogen-III synthase, with the translated sequence MLPLEGRTVLVTRAQEQQGEGRRQLEQLGAQVIDLPALVIGPPDEWGPLDDALDELDEFHWLLFSSANGVRAVEERLQRLGQSLARRPGSLRIAAVGRKTAALLEQLGAPADFVPPDFVADSLIEHFPVSGWGLRLLIPRVQSGGRTVLAEAFGEAGARVVEVAAYESRCPDHIPEAAASALASGEVAAISFSSGKTVTHTAQLLEARFGPDWRQLLASTQIISIGPQTSQRCQEVMGRVDAEATPHDIAGLVQACVQALGSAKHTGG
- a CDS encoding 6-carboxytetrahydropterin synthase, whose protein sequence is MTEAPHGRGRGCVITRRACFSSSHRYWLPELSADDNAARFGPCAIAPGHGHNYELIVSMAGALDADGMVLNLSDVKHAIRSEVTGQLDFRFLNEAWPEFDLSQPQGCLPTTEALVRVIWQRLSPHLPLVALRLHESQTLWADYLGQGMDAYLTIRTHFAAAHRLARPELSQEENEAIYGKCARPHGHGHNYLVDVTVRGAIDARTGMVCDLAALQRLVDDLVVEPFDHTFLNKDVPHFVDCVPTAENIALHIADQLSAPIRAIGAQLHKVRLQESPNNAAEVYAEVPQLEMQPAALEAVMAS
- a CDS encoding DUF6816 family protein, coding for MGRRLLTMIIGLLGLQVLLFAPLPAAWAADGWLTERLEAWPNWQLPAPLPRPRAQQDLVYPTWFEGTWRVESTDLEDDSTLDHLARFGTTSTSRGAVVGDRKFNARAIGSAVLGDQLLAVEQAPGQVNRQLARLSNDRQLETTVIGRRESPLDQPTFVSDELVLQILHGPGAPRISRIETLSRYERCDDGICAEQWQARYSPPGEDITAAPLHLSHYRLTLKRQPDPTASTAFPADRASGTKAASGGDH
- a CDS encoding glycosyltransferase family 2 protein, which produces MLSLNMIVRDEAERIEACLASVRDLVDEMVVVDTGSRDDTVQRAQAAGARVEQQSWPGDFAPARNAALELVTGDWVLVLDADEQLVPEAIPALKELMAQPDVLVINLLRFERGAAMAPYSSVSRLFRRHPRLQWSRPYHSMIDDSVEAVLRDEPHWRIVNCGTPALLHDGYRPELLAGSDKAARLRDAMEQWLQAHPGDPYACAKLGALEVASGQRERGINLLQQGLAALKDAGERAAERYELLLHLAIAQRDQDPAQAITTYRQALDLPVEARLSLGARLNLATLLMEADQLDEAIRLTTIATEEAPEVALGWYNLGLMQRRKGDIAAAIRAYAAALDRHPDHPETHQNLAVALLLGGDIDGARKGFRVAIALLDDQGRSEEAEALYKQVQGMVKLDEVGA
- a CDS encoding shikimate kinase, whose protein sequence is MTDQPQNGPHPLRSRLGGRNLYLVGMMGSGKSSSGRPLAQQLGYGFVDADPVIEQVAGRPIPQIFSEDGEDGFRAIEAQVLQAIGQRHSLVVATGGGVVTKPENWGVLHQGIVIWLNPGRDRLLARLQNDSTQRPLLQTESPAEALDALLEARTPLYSEADLQLSVGDQSPEQVATMVLDALPSILTPASGGPGAPQTTAG
- a CDS encoding chlororespiratory reduction protein 7 → MSDPLIRACDHYVVLEPGQPEQLLSADDTLAWLERHLRCLDALPEDLSGLGSSAAAAQRLLETACDLELQPGLNLQWFAVRLDPPTQG
- a CDS encoding glycoside hydrolase family 3 N-terminal domain-containing protein; the protein is MSRTLDAQALRRRVASLLVVRASGHAGDRQRRYPRWELANAELKRLLESGVGGVILLGGSSVELRQRCLQLQNWAKGPLLLCADVEEGVGQRFEGATWLVPPMALARLHANDPERAEALAEQFGRCTGRQARHCGLNWVLAPIVDVNNNPANPVINVRAWGDDPDTVTRLTLAFQKGVEQENVLACAKHFPGHGDTAEDSHLQLPVIPHTRERLEQLELAPFRASIAAGIDSVMTAHLQIPSLDPDRPATLSKAVLNDLLRDQLGFQGLVVTDALVMEAIRAHHSAGDAALLAFEAGADLILMPEDADAAITAICDGLRSGRIPRERLDASVERRQRALAKVAEASECETGALELERQDERALSEALLQLTCERQGPQLHPLGAAQGINLIRIDGVLACPQLPATAPGLKQPEQAGFRALITHPGALSIWETNHPDAPLALDRLGAGPVLLQLFLRGNPFRAGREQQEPWEAALGQLQAAERLAGLVVYGSPYAWESLRARLAPSIPAAYSPGQMPEAQALVLSGLISNQGAEAAEPDGPGEGFTD
- a CDS encoding dihydrofolate reductase family protein; translation: MPLRPTVRLVLAVSLDGRLAFPGGGPAQLGGAGDRQVLEQALAWADGCLMGAGTLRAHHCTCLIRDSGLLEERAKAQRSPQPTACVVSRSATPTFPEEWPFFQQPLERWLLHGEEAAAPSAAPAGFSQRLAMGATWQETLTQLTAQGMQRLVLLGGASLVASCLQDDAVDDLQLTLTPRVVGGEHSWVPFDAAGLPPSLASSDAWILQGAERLQEDELVVRYQRRRSP
- the rbfA gene encoding 30S ribosome-binding factor RbfA; protein product: MAPGRRVERVAALIRRETSELLINGIRDERVHQGMVSITEVEVSGDLQHCKIFVSIYSEEEQRQQVLEGLQAASGYLRGELGRRLQMRRAPEVVFQLDRGIEKGTSVLNLLNRLEDEREERGEIPPGSDVEDA
- a CDS encoding GNAT family N-acetyltransferase: MTALSARWHRSLRDIPEAQWQALVGEHVIPFYRWDWLVALEESGSIAPDQGWQPLHLSLWRGEQLVAVAPLYLKGHSYGEFVFDQVFARLAADLGERYYPKLVGMSPVSPVQGYRFHIAAEENALELTALMLQVIDEFAGRNGILSCNFLYVDPQWQPLAEAAGCATWVNQQSLWTADGQQTFADYLAGFNANQRRNIKRERRAVQQAGITVTALTGEALDAELLQRMHGFYEQHCARWGMWGSKYLEAAFFDQLASPALRDQVVLFSAHRGDPRDPVAMSLCVHDRQQLWGRYWGSEEEIDCLHFEVCYYAPIEWALQNGLHSFDPGAGGSHKRRRGFVARPHASLHRWYHSGMDGLIRQWLPQANGLMAEEIEAINAELPFKSEPPALEFVG
- a CDS encoding SRPBCC family protein, translating into MGRWLEHTVTTEVNAPVARVWAVWSDLEAMPRWMRWIESVKTLDDPDLTDWTLAAQGFRFSWKARITTRVEAQQLHWESVGGLPTKGAVRFYSEASDRTAVKLSVTYELPRVLAPLMEPSILGGIVTKELQANLDRFRDLVESDYAVSA